The Heyndrickxia vini genome contains a region encoding:
- a CDS encoding amino acid ABC transporter permease: MDFRFDLIADYLPLFLRGTLITIEVSVLGILFGTILGLFIGLGKMTKKKYIRLPFVWYINFFRGTPLFLQILLVHFGVIPAFINDTNAFIALVTALSLNSAAYIAEIFRAGIQSIDRGQMEAARSLGMNHKQAMRNVILPQAFKRMIPPLGNEFVVLIKDSSLGAIIAAPELMYWGRAMQGQYYRPWEPYLTTALIYLILTLTLSYVLEYVERKVKTE, encoded by the coding sequence TTTTCGTTTTGATCTAATAGCCGATTATTTACCACTATTTTTACGAGGAACACTTATTACAATCGAAGTTTCTGTTTTAGGCATTTTATTTGGAACCATCCTCGGTCTATTTATCGGCCTCGGAAAAATGACGAAGAAAAAATATATTAGACTACCATTTGTTTGGTATATTAACTTTTTCCGTGGCACGCCATTATTTTTGCAAATCCTTCTTGTACATTTTGGTGTCATTCCAGCGTTTATCAATGATACGAACGCATTTATTGCATTAGTTACTGCTTTATCGTTGAATTCTGCCGCCTATATAGCGGAAATATTCCGTGCTGGCATTCAATCGATTGATAGGGGACAAATGGAGGCAGCACGATCATTAGGTATGAATCATAAACAAGCGATGCGCAATGTTATTTTACCCCAAGCGTTTAAGCGGATGATCCCACCCCTTGGCAATGAATTTGTAGTGTTAATTAAAGATTCTTCACTAGGAGCCATCATCGCAGCTCCGGAATTGATGTATTGGGGACGCGCGATGCAAGGGCAATATTATCGTCCGTGGGAACCATATCTGACAACAGCACTCATTTACTTAATTTTAACCTTGACCCTATCCTATGTATTGGAATATGTTGAACGGAAGGTGAAAACGGAATGA
- a CDS encoding zinc ribbon domain-containing protein, with the protein MKCPNCHHENEGGNFCENCGTRLSEQAGNEVAASSTHPVHPPSEKAQSNQYVEATKKISKQYFQYFIQVLKKPYANSHSVGEEHFVNGIITIILYGLFIPFTLYFGVKSIFSGINRLGSLFGANVNAGPPFAETVILPFFGYIVLTVLVITFTFAAIRLGKVQVGYKEVLARFSSFLIPFVAILLIGLIFAIIKIKFFLAIFLLGFFGSILMIPPLVIASYKKENHDGLDVIFGSLIIYVLTYVSILIMGDLLFNALKVAFNSMFGGFLGL; encoded by the coding sequence TTGAAGTGTCCAAATTGTCATCATGAAAATGAAGGAGGGAATTTTTGCGAAAATTGTGGAACAAGGTTATCAGAACAAGCAGGAAATGAAGTTGCAGCATCATCTACTCATCCAGTTCATCCTCCATCTGAAAAAGCCCAATCCAATCAATATGTTGAAGCAACGAAGAAAATTTCCAAGCAATATTTTCAATATTTTATTCAAGTATTAAAGAAACCATATGCCAATAGTCACTCTGTCGGTGAGGAACATTTCGTTAATGGAATAATTACGATTATTTTATACGGCCTTTTTATTCCCTTTACCCTTTATTTTGGCGTAAAAAGTATCTTTTCCGGGATCAATCGTCTTGGTTCATTATTTGGTGCTAATGTAAATGCAGGCCCGCCATTTGCGGAAACTGTAATTTTACCGTTTTTCGGGTACATCGTCCTAACTGTTTTAGTGATCACTTTTACCTTTGCTGCAATTAGATTAGGAAAGGTGCAAGTAGGATACAAGGAAGTATTGGCGCGTTTCAGCTCATTTTTAATCCCGTTCGTTGCAATTTTACTTATCGGATTAATATTCGCAATCATAAAAATAAAATTTTTCCTAGCAATATTTTTATTAGGATTTTTCGGTTCAATTCTTATGATTCCACCATTAGTCATTGCCAGTTATAAAAAAGAAAACCATGATGGATTAGATGTTATTTTCGGCTCTTTGATTATCTACGTATTAACGTACGTATCCATTTTAATCATGGGTGATTTACTATTTAATGCGCTGAAAGTTGCTTTTAATAGTATGTTCGGTGGTTTTTTAGGATTATAG
- a CDS encoding MurR/RpiR family transcriptional regulator codes for MFTNEVISSFNDLEISLYNYIMKHSEKVIYMRIRELADQTHVSTSTILRFCRKLNCEGFSEFKVKLKLYLDRNEEANLKSTKHYLSEFVERTMKGNFEAYIQETAELVSNADKVIFVGTGSSGILAEFGARYFSSLGKFASFIKDPFYPINSKELRDSASIILSVSGETDFTLRLANLLKGEGSKIISITNSKNCTLAKLSDINIAYYVTEVFLGEANITTQIPVIYILEETAHTVRNINKGHHQM; via the coding sequence GTGTTTACTAATGAAGTAATATCTTCGTTTAATGATTTGGAAATTTCACTTTATAATTACATTATGAAACATAGTGAAAAAGTCATTTATATGCGAATCCGAGAACTTGCCGATCAAACACATGTATCCACCTCAACAATTTTACGTTTTTGTCGAAAATTAAATTGTGAAGGATTTTCAGAATTCAAAGTAAAACTAAAACTCTATTTGGACCGAAATGAGGAAGCAAACTTAAAATCAACGAAACATTATCTATCCGAATTTGTGGAACGAACAATGAAAGGAAATTTCGAAGCGTATATTCAAGAAACTGCTGAACTCGTTTCAAATGCTGATAAAGTGATATTTGTTGGTACGGGGAGCTCAGGTATTCTTGCTGAATTTGGTGCTAGATATTTTTCTAGTTTAGGAAAGTTCGCATCTTTTATTAAGGACCCTTTCTACCCGATAAATAGCAAGGAACTTAGGGACAGTGCCTCAATCATCTTATCTGTTTCAGGTGAAACGGATTTCACATTAAGGTTAGCCAATCTTTTAAAAGGCGAAGGAAGCAAAATCATTAGCATTACCAACAGTAAAAACTGCACATTAGCAAAATTGTCCGATATCAACATCGCATATTATGTTACAGAAGTTTTCCTAGGTGAAGCTAACATCACCACCCAAATCCCTGTCATCTACATATTGGAAGAAACTGCCCATACAGTCCGAAACATCAACAAAGGACACCACCAAATGTAA
- a CDS encoding amino acid ABC transporter ATP-binding protein → MIVVKNLKKSFGKNEVLKNISVDVKPQEVIVVIGPSGSGKSTFLRCLNLLETITDGNVSIEGVDLTDKKTDINLIRTEVGMVFQQFNLFPHKSVIENIMMAPIKVRKKSKEEARQKGMELLKKVGLADKAESYPDSLSGGQKQRVAIARALAMEPKIMLFDEPTSALDPEMVGEVLEVMKQLAKEGMTMVVVTHEMGFAREVGDRVLFMDGGYIVEENIPSQLFDHPQNERTKVFLSKVL, encoded by the coding sequence ATGATTGTCGTAAAGAATTTAAAAAAATCCTTTGGTAAAAATGAAGTACTTAAAAATATTAGTGTTGACGTAAAACCACAGGAAGTCATTGTTGTTATCGGTCCATCTGGTTCAGGGAAATCAACTTTCTTAAGATGTCTAAACTTACTTGAGACGATCACGGATGGTAACGTTTCCATAGAAGGAGTCGATCTAACCGATAAAAAAACTGATATTAATCTCATTCGAACGGAAGTTGGAATGGTCTTCCAGCAATTCAATTTGTTTCCACATAAATCAGTGATTGAAAATATTATGATGGCACCAATAAAGGTAAGAAAAAAGAGCAAGGAAGAGGCTCGGCAAAAAGGGATGGAACTCCTTAAAAAAGTTGGTCTCGCTGATAAAGCGGAAAGCTATCCCGACTCCTTGTCCGGAGGTCAAAAACAACGTGTCGCCATCGCCCGTGCTTTAGCGATGGAACCGAAGATTATGTTGTTTGATGAGCCAACCTCCGCCCTTGACCCGGAAATGGTTGGTGAAGTATTAGAAGTCATGAAGCAGCTTGCGAAGGAAGGGATGACAATGGTTGTCGTCACCCATGAAATGGGATTTGCGCGTGAAGTGGGCGATCGGGTATTGTTTATGGACGGCGGCTATATCGTTGAGGAAAATATACCCTCTCAATTATTTGATCATCCGCAAAACGAAAGAACAAAAGTATTTTTGAGTAAAGTGTTATGA
- a CDS encoding Cof-type HAD-IIB family hydrolase, with translation MSNQLQKRDIRLIALDMDGTLLNSKEEISEENKRVIARAKELGIHIVLSTGRNFATVHEFAEELELNSFLVTVNGGEIWDSSGNLLERNLLQVEQIKMMWDLKNLHNTKFWAITVDKIYRNEFPDEKTIASYEWLKFGFDVEDDNARKIIMDELEKNKLQVTNSSPTNLEVNPYGISKAKALEKVCERIGITMENVLSMGDSMNDIAMITSAGIGVAMGNAQEIVKEAADWITDTNDNDGVAKAIQRWVL, from the coding sequence TTGTCAAACCAACTACAGAAGCGTGATATTCGTTTAATTGCTTTAGATATGGATGGGACATTACTGAACAGTAAAGAGGAAATTTCTGAAGAAAATAAGCGGGTCATTGCTAGAGCGAAAGAACTTGGAATTCATATAGTACTAAGTACTGGTCGTAATTTTGCAACCGTACATGAATTTGCCGAGGAATTAGAGTTAAATTCCTTCTTAGTCACCGTAAATGGAGGGGAAATTTGGGATTCTTCCGGTAATTTATTGGAGAGGAACTTGTTGCAAGTCGAACAAATCAAAATGATGTGGGATTTAAAAAATCTTCACAATACGAAATTTTGGGCTATCACCGTTGACAAAATCTATCGAAATGAGTTTCCAGACGAAAAAACCATTGCTAGTTATGAATGGTTGAAGTTTGGCTTTGATGTAGAAGATGATAACGCAAGAAAAATCATCATGGATGAATTGGAAAAGAATAAGCTACAAGTAACAAACTCTAGTCCGACTAATCTAGAAGTAAACCCATATGGGATCAGCAAAGCAAAAGCACTCGAAAAAGTATGTGAACGGATTGGAATCACAATGGAAAATGTCCTGTCGATGGGCGACAGCATGAACGATATCGCAATGATTACAAGTGCTGGAATAGGCGTAGCAATGGGAAATGCGCAGGAAATAGTAAAAGAAGCTGCCGACTGGATTACAGATACGAATGATAACGATGGGGTGGCAAAGGCTATTCAACGGTGGGTTCTATAG
- a CDS encoding DUF3189 family protein, whose protein sequence is MIYIYNDYGGTHTTSMAAAFHLKMLPTDRELTKEEILAIPYFNKLTSSDFGKLIFHGIDEDKNPVYTVGRRNQKFVVPAMKELGLLLQERYNGEEKIIFSNTSPTVPFPMSIGGFLSRGLKIDFLGVPLLVAGAKICTKDIIRLVEHTKQTGKQQKDKVIVLDNKEFK, encoded by the coding sequence GTGATCTATATTTATAATGATTACGGCGGAACCCATACGACGTCTATGGCGGCAGCCTTTCATTTAAAAATGCTGCCCACAGATCGTGAGCTAACAAAGGAAGAAATACTAGCTATCCCCTACTTCAATAAATTAACTTCTTCTGATTTCGGCAAATTGATTTTTCACGGTATAGATGAGGATAAAAATCCAGTCTATACAGTGGGTAGAAGAAATCAAAAATTTGTAGTACCTGCAATGAAAGAACTGGGACTTCTCCTACAAGAAAGATATAACGGAGAAGAAAAGATCATTTTTTCAAACACCTCTCCTACCGTTCCCTTTCCCATGTCAATCGGAGGATTTCTTTCTAGAGGACTAAAAATTGATTTCTTAGGTGTTCCATTATTAGTTGCAGGGGCAAAAATTTGCACGAAGGATATTATTCGTTTGGTCGAACATACAAAACAAACTGGAAAACAACAGAAAGACAAAGTAATTGTATTAGATAATAAGGAATTTAAGTGA
- a CDS encoding PTS sugar transporter subunit IIA — MFKSLFKKENKSITLTAPFNGKAVSIEEVPDQVFSEKMMGDGMAIIPSDGTLVSPIDGEVVDVFPTKHAITLRSKEGVELLIHMGLETVNLKGEGFDILITGGAKISKGDSLAKFDIEKVKELGYKVITPIVLLNGDDFEIQQRISNEKTVDYKDVIMEIRKKA, encoded by the coding sequence ATGTTTAAATCATTATTTAAAAAAGAAAATAAGTCCATTACATTAACTGCACCATTTAATGGGAAGGCAGTTTCAATAGAAGAGGTACCAGATCAAGTATTTTCTGAAAAAATGATGGGGGACGGCATGGCAATTATTCCGAGCGATGGCACATTAGTCTCACCAATTGATGGTGAAGTGGTAGATGTATTTCCTACAAAGCATGCGATTACTCTTCGCTCTAAAGAAGGAGTCGAATTATTAATACACATGGGACTGGAAACAGTAAACCTTAAAGGTGAGGGTTTTGATATCCTTATTACAGGAGGAGCGAAAATCAGCAAAGGAGATTCCCTTGCAAAATTTGATATTGAAAAAGTTAAAGAGTTAGGATACAAAGTGATTACACCGATCGTTCTTTTAAATGGTGACGATTTTGAAATTCAACAACGGATATCAAATGAAAAAACAGTCGATTACAAAGATGTAATTATGGAGATAAGGAAAAAAGCTTAA
- a CDS encoding rhodanese-like domain-containing protein translates to MGNQKLTPKELDNRIKENKDVFILDVRSEDKFNDYHLEHAVNVPKTAIFEMEEANTSYDISLPKDKEIIIACTTGNSATKCANILAKHDFNVTVLEGGLTAWKEYTKSK, encoded by the coding sequence ATGGGAAATCAAAAACTAACACCTAAGGAATTGGATAATCGGATTAAAGAGAATAAAGATGTATTCATTTTAGATGTTCGGTCTGAAGATAAATTTAATGACTATCATCTTGAACATGCGGTGAATGTTCCTAAAACGGCCATTTTTGAAATGGAGGAAGCAAACACTAGTTATGACATCTCTCTTCCGAAGGATAAAGAGATCATTATTGCTTGCACAACTGGAAATTCGGCAACAAAATGTGCAAACATTTTAGCAAAGCATGATTTTAATGTTACGGTTTTAGAAGGCGGTTTAACTGCATGGAAAGAGTACACGAAATCGAAATAA
- the ptsG gene encoding glucose-specific PTS transporter subunit IIBC — MNSFFEKAQQFGKSFMLPIAVLPAAGLLLGIGGALSNPNTIKAYPFLDVSWLQGIFTIMSSAGNIVFANLALLFAVGLAVGLAKSDKGTAGLAGVLAFLVMNATMSALLTITGKMNVDNPAAAGQGMVLGIQSLETGVFGGVVVGILASWLHNRYNKTQLPPFLGFFSGSRFVPIISSFAAIILGVVMFIVWPFIQSGIFKMGGLVEATSYIGTFIYGFVLRLLGPFGLHHIFYMPFWTTSLGGSLVVDGHLVEGTQRIFFAQLADPDTKEFYVGTSRFMSGRFITMMFGLLGAAYAIYRTAKPKNKKIVAGLMGSAALTSFLTGITEPLEFSFLFVAPVLYVLHAFFDGLAFMMAHILHITIGQTFSGGFIDFILFGILQGNAKTNWVLVPVVGIIWFFLYFFSFSFLIKKFNFKTPGREEEGEAAVSINNKSERAQVIVDALGGLENLDNVDCCATRLRVTVKNETVVNEDLLKKTGARGVISKGKGIQVIYGPDVTIIKNEIEEMVGE; from the coding sequence ATGAATAGTTTCTTTGAGAAAGCACAGCAATTCGGAAAATCGTTCATGTTGCCGATAGCTGTTTTACCAGCAGCGGGTCTTCTTTTAGGTATTGGTGGTGCATTATCCAATCCTAATACGATCAAAGCCTATCCTTTTTTGGATGTATCTTGGTTACAGGGCATTTTCACGATTATGTCGAGTGCGGGCAATATTGTCTTTGCTAATCTTGCATTATTGTTTGCAGTAGGTCTTGCTGTCGGATTAGCGAAGTCGGATAAAGGAACTGCCGGTTTAGCTGGAGTTCTAGCATTTTTAGTTATGAATGCGACGATGTCTGCCTTACTTACAATTACAGGAAAAATGAATGTAGACAATCCCGCTGCCGCTGGGCAAGGCATGGTACTTGGGATTCAATCATTAGAAACAGGTGTATTCGGCGGGGTAGTTGTTGGAATTTTAGCGTCATGGCTGCACAATCGCTACAACAAAACTCAATTACCACCATTCCTAGGTTTCTTTAGTGGTTCACGTTTTGTACCGATCATTTCATCTTTTGCGGCAATTATTCTCGGTGTTGTAATGTTTATTGTATGGCCATTTATTCAAAGTGGAATTTTCAAAATGGGTGGTTTAGTTGAAGCAACTAGTTATATAGGAACCTTCATATACGGCTTTGTCCTTCGTTTACTTGGACCTTTTGGACTTCATCATATTTTTTATATGCCTTTTTGGACAACAAGCCTTGGCGGTTCACTTGTCGTGGATGGTCATTTAGTTGAAGGGACACAACGAATTTTCTTTGCTCAGCTTGCAGATCCAGATACAAAAGAATTCTACGTTGGAACTTCTCGTTTCATGTCTGGTCGTTTCATCACGATGATGTTCGGATTACTGGGTGCAGCTTATGCAATTTACCGAACAGCGAAGCCTAAAAATAAAAAAATTGTGGCAGGATTAATGGGGTCAGCTGCCTTAACTTCTTTCTTAACAGGAATAACGGAGCCACTTGAATTTTCATTCTTGTTTGTTGCACCAGTTCTATATGTTTTACATGCTTTTTTCGATGGCTTAGCGTTTATGATGGCTCATATTCTTCATATTACGATTGGTCAAACATTCTCCGGTGGTTTTATTGATTTTATTTTATTCGGTATTTTACAAGGTAATGCAAAAACAAATTGGGTACTTGTTCCCGTCGTTGGAATCATTTGGTTCTTCCTATACTTCTTTTCCTTCAGCTTCCTTATTAAAAAATTCAATTTTAAAACACCTGGTCGTGAAGAAGAGGGAGAAGCAGCTGTATCAATCAATAATAAAAGCGAACGTGCCCAAGTCATTGTTGATGCATTGGGTGGATTAGAAAACTTAGATAATGTTGATTGCTGTGCTACTCGATTACGTGTAACGGTCAAAAATGAAACTGTTGTAAATGAAGACTTATTGAAGAAAACAGGTGCAAGAGGGGTTATCTCAAAAGGTAAAGGGATTCAAGTAATCTATGGTCCAGATGTGACAATTATTAAAAACGAAATAGAAGAAATGGTAGGCGAATAA
- a CDS encoding MurR/RpiR family transcriptional regulator has protein sequence MTSLLRDIQSRYSSFSDKERQIADYLLSSPDEASQSHIKEIASKTGVSVASITRFAKKVSCRNFVELKLKLARQTDTEKSDDIDEALQQQYRDMFNDIRALSEKKSFIRVLTMIQEANRIFIYGLGSSGLASQELNYRLSRMGFSSEAVTDPHLMVIRSALLKEGDLLLTFSRSGQTRDLLMSIEKAKENGVKIVSFTAYGDTPLTALSHEVLWTIHPIRNGIFSPGLDLSALFLIDRMTTHLLQDPARKETYTQTVSIIKSMSHLNHLKE, from the coding sequence GTGACCTCATTATTAAGGGACATTCAGTCAAGGTACTCTTCCTTTTCTGATAAAGAACGACAAATTGCAGATTATTTACTTTCGTCACCTGATGAAGCTTCACAAAGCCATATTAAGGAGATTGCATCGAAGACAGGCGTTTCAGTAGCCTCTATTACTAGATTTGCAAAAAAAGTTTCGTGTCGCAACTTTGTCGAGTTAAAATTAAAATTAGCTCGACAAACCGATACAGAAAAAAGCGATGATATTGATGAAGCCTTACAGCAACAATATCGGGACATGTTTAATGATATTCGGGCACTATCAGAAAAAAAATCCTTTATTCGTGTTCTAACAATGATACAAGAGGCAAATCGAATTTTCATTTATGGCTTAGGCAGTTCGGGACTTGCCTCACAGGAATTAAACTATCGTTTAAGCCGGATGGGTTTTAGTTCTGAAGCTGTTACTGACCCGCATCTTATGGTGATTAGAAGTGCTTTGTTAAAGGAAGGCGATCTTCTTCTTACATTTTCTCGTTCTGGACAAACGAGAGACCTACTTATGTCGATTGAGAAGGCAAAGGAAAATGGTGTGAAAATTGTTTCGTTCACCGCATATGGTGACACCCCCTTAACAGCACTTTCTCATGAAGTTTTATGGACGATTCATCCGATTAGAAATGGGATATTCTCCCCCGGTCTTGATTTAAGCGCACTTTTTTTAATCGATAGAATGACTACTCACTTACTGCAGGATCCTGCAAGAAAAGAAACGTATACCCAGACGGTATCGATTATTAAAAGCATGTCACATTTAAATCATCTTAAAGAATAA
- a CDS encoding sensor domain-containing diguanylate cyclase produces MSSFFSSIITNRQYTKNNEFHRSNNLLILSRIKIASIILFFLTLYFFYIDIFLLEGIPNTRYRYILTSIHLLCFTISIVYLLIYRKLSSIKDNTKWSTSIINIYIFGYILGGAVASINSQLLNGNTSTYLIVLICAAVIFPIRPKHFFMILCIIHIGFLLGLSSMDVGNRFDLVSKQINTTGTATFAFILNLVFYMYRKKEFESNIKIKQSEENLRNLFEVNPFPQTLSSLETGEILLINQKAIDFFYLSTEKILPNLNTFYKNKEERSTIIERLKKDGSAENYTLELENQDGSSRWVLVNYKLIDYMDKQCILAGLTDITDVKRKEEELLRHASFDMLTGAFNRRRGMELLENRYQMAKMNHQEFVICFVDVNNLKIVNDQFGHQEGDELVNTICQIINQQLDEKDLLFRYGGDEFIIVFFEKSLDHAEDYWKQIHQKMYEINIKASKPYQLSVSHGLFHYHSGIQLSLEEMIHCADKEMYIEKNRVKNFC; encoded by the coding sequence ATGTCATCTTTTTTTTCATCTATTATTACCAATCGACAATATACAAAAAACAATGAATTTCACAGGTCTAATAATCTACTGATTCTTAGTAGAATCAAAATAGCTTCTATTATCTTGTTCTTTTTGACACTTTACTTCTTTTATATTGATATTTTCTTACTAGAAGGGATTCCTAATACTCGATATCGGTATATTTTAACGAGCATCCACTTACTATGCTTTACCATTTCAATTGTCTACTTATTGATTTATCGAAAACTATCTAGCATTAAAGACAACACAAAATGGTCAACTTCCATTATTAATATTTATATTTTTGGTTATATTTTAGGTGGTGCCGTGGCATCGATTAATAGTCAACTTTTGAATGGAAACACTAGCACATATTTGATCGTTCTTATTTGTGCCGCAGTAATCTTCCCTATTCGACCAAAGCATTTCTTCATGATTCTTTGCATCATACATATAGGTTTTCTTCTCGGCTTATCTTCTATGGATGTTGGCAATCGCTTTGATCTCGTTTCAAAACAAATTAATACGACCGGAACCGCTACCTTTGCATTTATCCTTAACTTAGTCTTTTATATGTATCGAAAAAAGGAATTTGAAAGCAATATAAAAATAAAACAAAGTGAAGAAAATCTACGAAACTTATTTGAAGTCAATCCTTTTCCCCAAACCCTTAGCAGTCTTGAAACAGGAGAAATTTTATTGATTAATCAAAAAGCAATTGATTTCTTTTATCTTTCGACCGAGAAAATACTGCCAAATTTGAATACATTTTATAAAAATAAAGAAGAAAGATCTACTATTATCGAGAGATTGAAAAAGGATGGAAGTGCGGAAAATTATACACTAGAGCTAGAAAATCAAGATGGCTCATCTAGATGGGTCCTCGTCAATTACAAGTTGATTGACTATATGGATAAACAATGCATATTGGCCGGATTGACTGATATAACGGATGTTAAGAGAAAAGAAGAAGAACTCTTGAGACACGCATCATTCGATATGTTAACTGGTGCATTTAATCGAAGACGTGGAATGGAATTATTAGAAAATCGTTACCAAATGGCAAAAATGAATCATCAGGAATTCGTCATCTGTTTTGTCGATGTTAATAATTTAAAAATCGTTAATGATCAGTTTGGACATCAAGAAGGTGATGAACTAGTCAATACAATTTGTCAAATCATCAATCAACAACTAGATGAAAAGGATCTTCTTTTCCGTTATGGTGGCGATGAATTCATAATCGTCTTTTTTGAAAAGTCGCTGGATCATGCTGAAGACTATTGGAAACAAATACATCAGAAAATGTATGAAATAAATATAAAAGCTTCCAAACCGTATCAATTATCAGTAAGCCATGGGTTATTCCACTATCATTCAGGAATCCAGCTTTCATTAGAAGAAATGATCCACTGTGCAGATAAAGAAATGTATATTGAGAAAAATCGTGTGAAAAATTTTTGTTAG
- a CDS encoding N-acetylmannosamine-6-phosphate 2-epimerase, whose protein sequence is MLETIKKGLVTSCQALPDEPLHSPFIMAKMALAAKQGGACGIRANSKEDIIAIKQEIDLPVIGIVKQDYPNSDVFITATKRESDLLIESKCEMIALDATLRVRPNGETLEELVSYIKEKAPNVQLMADISTVKEAINAETIGFDCISTTLFGYTNDTKGSKLFDNEFYFLKKVLQSVSIPVIAEGNVITPEMAKQVLDLGAHSVVVGGAISRPQQITARFVEKIQKG, encoded by the coding sequence ATGTTAGAAACCATAAAAAAAGGGCTTGTTACTTCTTGTCAAGCGCTTCCAGATGAACCACTTCATAGCCCATTTATTATGGCAAAAATGGCTTTAGCTGCTAAACAAGGCGGCGCTTGTGGGATACGTGCCAATTCCAAAGAAGATATTATCGCAATAAAACAGGAAATTGATCTACCTGTCATCGGAATCGTTAAACAAGATTATCCTAATAGTGATGTGTTTATTACTGCTACAAAGCGTGAATCGGATCTATTAATTGAAAGTAAGTGTGAAATGATCGCTCTTGATGCTACATTACGTGTTCGGCCAAATGGGGAAACATTAGAAGAGTTAGTATCCTATATCAAAGAAAAAGCGCCAAATGTACAATTAATGGCTGATATCTCAACAGTTAAAGAGGCAATTAATGCTGAAACAATCGGTTTTGATTGTATTTCTACTACTCTTTTTGGATACACAAATGATACAAAAGGTAGTAAACTATTTGATAATGAGTTTTACTTTTTGAAAAAAGTCCTTCAATCCGTTTCTATTCCTGTTATCGCAGAAGGAAATGTCATAACACCTGAAATGGCTAAACAGGTGTTAGACCTTGGGGCGCATTCAGTTGTAGTTGGCGGTGCTATATCTAGACCACAACAAATTACTGCTCGTTTTGTTGAGAAGATTCAAAAGGGATAG